From a region of the Victivallis lenta genome:
- a CDS encoding type II secretion system protein GspK codes for MAGGRKRRERGVALVTVMALIASVGVLVASAVAISQYSAAETDTFASLQRSALEAESAANRTLCLLLADRAKNADRRLGAETDGTAERFLADGTEHTVTAGERTVSVRIFDAVAGLDLAGRNPARQLTNPKLAKDEPREELIARLEDYADSDDLAKPGGMESQHYRSAGVPVLPRNRPLQFREELLWLPGAGKLYLPSENGVLDAIRLIPPEKLRALTGRPNLYATPAAVIAERCALTAEESEQLRNALDLWRKKRLPLAESLPPGLAGKLEMNFSTRESGAYTIQADASSPENPGVRLRVTVRPVTGSRSFEYYEFFSY; via the coding sequence ATGGCAGGCGGTAGGAAACGAAGGGAACGCGGCGTCGCGCTGGTCACGGTCATGGCGCTGATCGCTTCGGTCGGCGTTCTGGTCGCCTCCGCCGTCGCGATCAGCCAGTATTCGGCGGCGGAAACCGATACCTTTGCTTCCTTGCAGCGTTCCGCGCTCGAAGCGGAAAGCGCCGCCAACCGGACGCTGTGTCTGCTGCTGGCCGACCGCGCGAAGAACGCCGACCGCAGGCTCGGGGCGGAAACCGACGGGACCGCAGAGCGTTTTCTCGCCGACGGGACGGAACACACCGTCACGGCGGGCGAACGGACGGTTTCGGTGCGGATTTTCGACGCGGTCGCCGGACTTGACCTCGCCGGGCGCAATCCGGCGCGGCAGCTCACGAATCCGAAACTGGCCAAGGACGAACCGCGCGAAGAGTTGATCGCCCGGCTTGAAGATTACGCCGACTCCGACGATCTCGCGAAGCCCGGCGGCATGGAGTCGCAGCACTACCGCAGTGCGGGCGTCCCGGTGCTGCCGCGCAACCGCCCGCTGCAGTTCCGCGAGGAGCTGCTGTGGCTGCCGGGAGCCGGGAAGCTCTATTTGCCGTCCGAAAACGGCGTGCTCGACGCGATCCGCCTGATTCCGCCGGAAAAGCTGCGCGCTCTCACCGGGCGGCCGAACCTCTACGCAACTCCGGCCGCCGTGATCGCCGAGCGGTGCGCGCTGACGGCTGAGGAATCGGAACAGCTTCGGAATGCGCTGGATCTGTGGCGCAAAAAACGGCTGCCGCTTGCCGAAAGCCTGCCTCCCGGCCTTGCCGGAAAGCTGGAGATGAACTTTTCGACCCGCGAGAGCGGCGCCTATACGATTCAGGCCGACGCCTCGTCGCCGGAAAATCCGGGCGTGCGCCTCAGAGTGACCGTCCGCCCGGTGACGGGAAGCCGCAGTTTCGAGTATTACGAATTCTTTTCCTATTAA
- a CDS encoding DUF4434 domain-containing protein: MKITGTFLDEISYDIPHQNWGRKEWEADFQRMHSIGIDTVILIRCGLRRWMTYPSQVLARECLGYLPPLDLVDLFLELAERYGMKFFMGTYDSGYYWKNGDPFREQEINRAVINEVWEKYGHRKAFQGWYLTQEISRKMCGTVDIYAQIGRLCKELSGNLPVMISPYVDGMKSISAFNSDIIRKDRSISVEEHAREWNDILSGIQDAVDILAFQDGYCDFSELKDFLSANRELADLHGMQCWTNCESFDRDMPIKFLPIKWEKMLLKLKAAQAAGIAKAITFEFSHFMSPNSCYQAARHLFNRYCEHFNLQE; encoded by the coding sequence ATGAAAATAACTGGAACTTTTCTCGATGAAATTTCATACGATATCCCGCATCAGAATTGGGGCAGGAAAGAGTGGGAGGCTGATTTTCAGCGGATGCATTCGATTGGAATCGACACGGTAATTCTGATCCGCTGCGGTCTTCGCAGATGGATGACTTATCCATCGCAAGTGCTGGCCCGTGAGTGCCTGGGGTATTTGCCGCCTTTGGATCTGGTGGATCTTTTCCTGGAACTGGCGGAACGTTACGGGATGAAGTTTTTCATGGGAACGTACGATTCCGGATATTACTGGAAAAATGGCGACCCGTTCCGGGAACAGGAAATCAATCGCGCCGTCATCAATGAAGTTTGGGAGAAATACGGACACCGCAAAGCGTTTCAAGGCTGGTATCTGACCCAGGAAATCAGCCGAAAAATGTGTGGAACCGTTGACATTTATGCGCAGATCGGCAGACTGTGCAAGGAACTCTCCGGCAATTTGCCGGTGATGATCTCTCCTTACGTTGACGGAATGAAATCGATCAGTGCTTTCAACAGCGATATTATCCGCAAGGATAGAAGCATTTCGGTTGAAGAACATGCCAGAGAGTGGAACGATATTCTTTCCGGAATTCAGGATGCGGTTGATATTCTTGCATTTCAGGATGGATATTGCGATTTTTCCGAGTTGAAAGATTTTCTGAGTGCCAATCGGGAGCTGGCTGATCTTCACGGGATGCAATGTTGGACCAATTGTGAATCCTTCGATCGTGACATGCCGATCAAATTCCTGCCGATCAAATGGGAGAAAATGTTGCTGAAGTTAAAGGCCGCTCAAGCTGCCGGAATTGCAAAAGCCATTACTTTTGAATTCTCGCACTTTATGAGTCCGAATTCATGTTACCAGGCTGCCCGGCATTTATTCAACCGCTACTGTGAACACTTCAATTTGCAGGAATGA
- a CDS encoding endonuclease/exonuclease/phosphatase family protein — MVKVFYGLSMRKFWCILLMAQMLSVGAETLRVMQLNVWNSGYGVPGARVMIGDEIKKHRPDIVFLCECVKDRIVDDLLAQLKSADLQYYGSRLDGANQVISRFPIVQEALLPSAYKAVLNPDNGQKIVAYSVHLNYRNYACYLPRGYSGETWKKLFEPVTDLEKIVAMNLASGRPEAIRAITADARAHIAAGDIVVLGGDFNEPSWRDWGEETKNLYDHNGTVISWHSTALLEKNGFRDSYRELYPNPVTHPGFTYPCDNSAVSAGRLSWAPEADERDRIDFIFYHPGKLKLERVILLGPQGMIKHGERDLTPTADPVSSPKDGRWSSDHRGNLADFVYSEAVVE; from the coding sequence ATGGTAAAAGTATTTTATGGGTTATCAATGCGAAAATTCTGGTGCATCCTGCTGATGGCACAGATGCTTTCTGTTGGGGCAGAGACACTGCGCGTCATGCAATTGAATGTTTGGAACAGCGGCTACGGTGTACCCGGCGCTCGCGTAATGATTGGCGATGAGATCAAAAAACATCGCCCCGACATCGTTTTTCTCTGTGAATGCGTGAAAGATCGGATTGTTGACGATCTGCTCGCACAACTGAAAAGTGCAGACCTTCAATATTACGGCAGCCGCCTCGATGGGGCCAATCAGGTGATCTCACGCTTTCCAATTGTTCAGGAGGCATTGCTTCCATCCGCGTACAAAGCCGTGCTGAATCCTGACAATGGACAAAAAATCGTCGCTTACAGTGTTCATCTGAATTACCGCAACTACGCCTGTTATCTGCCGCGAGGATACAGCGGCGAAACTTGGAAAAAGTTGTTCGAACCGGTGACCGATCTGGAAAAAATTGTTGCGATGAATCTTGCTTCTGGTCGTCCGGAGGCGATCCGGGCGATTACAGCCGATGCCCGGGCACACATTGCGGCTGGAGACATAGTTGTTCTGGGAGGGGATTTTAATGAACCCTCTTGGCGGGATTGGGGAGAGGAAACGAAGAACTTATATGACCACAATGGAACTGTAATCTCCTGGCATTCGACCGCTTTATTGGAAAAAAACGGTTTTCGTGATTCCTACCGGGAATTATATCCCAATCCCGTAACACACCCGGGATTTACCTATCCTTGTGACAACTCTGCGGTCAGTGCAGGCCGGCTTTCCTGGGCTCCGGAGGCAGATGAGCGCGATCGGATCGACTTTATTTTCTACCATCCCGGGAAGCTGAAGCTTGAACGTGTAATTCTGCTTGGGCCACAGGGAATGATCAAACATGGGGAACGGGACCTTACTCCAACCGCCGATCCGGTCTCAAGCCCGAAAGACGGGAGATGGTCCTCCGATCATCGCGGAAACCTCGCCGATTTTGTATATTCGGAAGCAGTGGTTGAATAA
- a CDS encoding glycoside hydrolase family 5 protein: MKQILLVLAVFSALLSCAVEEVVFQADFNRKDAVSKWSKNPDMTWQSDGGINNSGCLKFHSTDPNGNHLTYIPLDINKLRGRGVVVEGWMKADQVKESSRSYLGPKLMLSVTHDGTTSYPDQTKKYGTYNWEKFSRYWHVPATATKAYLNLGLQGTTGTVWIDEVRVLLTPALKVPARLEKQLPRQKRTQYRGVMSGNDLSEEAIRELKEVWNANLIRFQIGLNNGLDHTTEAGFRKIVENKLVELEKLIPLARKYGIKILIDMHVGPGTSTDVLLRNQLSWEPKDQQLLVDIWREIAAKYGKEPVIWGYDLLNEPRDENYVYKTDGGLDWNRLAARIAAAIREVDPETPIIVESTDWGGPEGFRTLVPINQPNMIYSFHFYYPNTFTHQGVVGKPDGVLYPGHIAGEEWNREKLKQIMQPVIDFQNKYNVPIYVGEFGVARWAPNAEKWLEDVISIFEENGWDWTYHAYREYNGWDAEIGSDKNDRTRIGDTPRRRVLLKYMRQNEK; this comes from the coding sequence ATGAAACAAATACTGCTTGTTCTGGCTGTTTTTTCGGCGTTGCTCTCTTGCGCTGTCGAAGAAGTCGTATTCCAGGCAGACTTCAATCGCAAGGACGCGGTGTCAAAATGGAGCAAAAATCCGGATATGACTTGGCAGTCCGATGGCGGAATCAATAATTCCGGCTGTTTGAAATTCCATAGTACGGATCCAAATGGAAATCATTTGACCTATATACCGCTTGATATTAACAAACTTCGAGGACGTGGCGTAGTGGTCGAAGGCTGGATGAAAGCAGATCAGGTCAAGGAATCATCACGCAGCTACCTGGGGCCCAAGTTGATGCTTTCCGTCACCCATGACGGAACGACTTCCTATCCTGATCAGACCAAGAAATACGGGACCTACAACTGGGAGAAGTTCTCACGCTACTGGCATGTTCCGGCCACGGCAACGAAGGCGTATCTGAATCTTGGTCTGCAGGGGACGACCGGCACTGTCTGGATTGATGAGGTACGGGTGCTTCTCACTCCGGCTTTGAAGGTTCCGGCACGACTTGAAAAACAGTTGCCACGGCAGAAGCGGACGCAATATCGCGGTGTCATGTCCGGCAATGATCTTTCCGAAGAAGCGATCCGGGAGTTGAAAGAAGTCTGGAATGCGAATCTGATCCGCTTCCAGATCGGCCTGAACAACGGATTGGATCACACGACTGAAGCAGGATTCCGAAAAATTGTCGAAAACAAACTCGTTGAATTGGAAAAACTCATTCCGCTTGCCCGCAAATACGGGATCAAGATTCTGATTGACATGCACGTCGGTCCCGGAACCAGTACAGATGTACTGTTGCGTAATCAGTTGAGCTGGGAACCGAAAGATCAGCAGCTTCTCGTCGACATCTGGCGGGAAATTGCGGCAAAATATGGCAAAGAGCCGGTCATCTGGGGGTACGATCTGCTGAATGAACCACGAGATGAAAATTACGTCTACAAAACCGACGGCGGCCTCGACTGGAATCGACTTGCAGCCAGAATTGCAGCAGCAATCCGTGAAGTAGATCCCGAGACTCCCATTATTGTCGAATCGACCGACTGGGGTGGACCGGAAGGATTCCGGACGCTGGTGCCGATCAACCAGCCGAATATGATTTACAGCTTCCACTTCTACTATCCGAACACGTTCACGCATCAGGGAGTGGTGGGCAAACCGGATGGCGTTCTGTATCCCGGTCACATTGCCGGAGAGGAGTGGAACCGGGAGAAGCTCAAACAAATCATGCAGCCGGTTATCGACTTCCAGAACAAATATAATGTACCGATCTATGTTGGCGAATTTGGTGTCGCTCGCTGGGCGCCGAATGCGGAAAAGTGGCTTGAAGACGTTATTTCGATTTTTGAAGAAAACGGCTGGGATTGGACTTATCATGCTTATCGCGAATACAATGGTTGGGACGCTGAAATTGGTTCTGACAAAAATGACAGAACGCGAATCGGAGATACGCCCCGCAGGCGCGTGTTGTTAAAATACATGCGGCAAAACGAAAAATAA
- a CDS encoding metallophosphoesterase family protein: protein MNEFCSRVRKNTGNDNTLLFGLIADTHFEEKNNLAEYGANALAHMHAFAAAGKSCNARFLLHVGDMSNGNRPKVQSRREAALSAEALRSSGLPVLFVIGNHDDNTYFCRDNAPDGSEAISGPEWQNLVQPDGLPAGAIAAPEVSNCYYLDFPDQKVRLLILNAIDLPLETGPNGKLKYYSINHHGFSEAQLEFIVHKALNFSNVPDSEQWGILAVSHMALGFVLNGPALMKIFHAFQTGGRCRTGAEDVLPEAFLFDPNDLIHEIEADFSRQGPRELIALLCGHEHIDAVHSDHGYPEVSFLSSLCYRNSPEAPERRFGTAGEQAWSMVALNRTARRLNVFRYGAGNDFSVPY, encoded by the coding sequence ATGAATGAGTTCTGCAGCCGGGTACGAAAAAATACCGGAAATGACAACACGTTACTGTTTGGTCTGATCGCCGATACCCACTTCGAAGAGAAGAACAACTTGGCCGAATATGGTGCGAATGCACTTGCGCATATGCATGCTTTTGCTGCGGCTGGGAAATCATGCAACGCACGGTTTCTGCTTCACGTCGGTGATATGAGCAATGGCAATCGCCCTAAAGTACAGAGTCGCCGCGAAGCTGCTCTGAGTGCGGAAGCATTGCGCAGTTCGGGGCTCCCGGTACTGTTCGTGATCGGCAATCACGATGACAATACCTATTTCTGTCGAGACAATGCTCCGGATGGCAGTGAAGCAATTTCCGGTCCGGAATGGCAAAATCTTGTTCAACCGGACGGGTTGCCGGCAGGAGCAATTGCTGCTCCGGAAGTCAGCAATTGCTATTATCTGGATTTTCCGGATCAGAAAGTACGATTGTTGATTCTGAACGCCATTGATCTTCCACTCGAAACAGGTCCGAACGGAAAACTTAAATATTACAGCATCAACCACCATGGTTTTTCCGAGGCTCAACTTGAGTTCATTGTCCATAAAGCACTTAACTTTTCGAATGTGCCGGATTCTGAACAGTGGGGCATATTGGCGGTCAGCCATATGGCGCTTGGTTTCGTTTTAAACGGGCCGGCATTGATGAAGATTTTTCACGCATTTCAAACGGGAGGACGCTGTCGGACTGGAGCTGAGGACGTTTTGCCGGAAGCCTTTCTATTTGATCCGAATGATCTGATCCATGAAATTGAGGCGGATTTTTCTCGCCAGGGACCTCGAGAACTAATCGCACTGCTCTGCGGGCATGAACATATTGATGCTGTTCATTCTGATCACGGCTATCCCGAAGTATCGTTCCTCTCCTCACTCTGTTACCGGAACAGTCCTGAAGCACCGGAACGGCGTTTCGGCACAGCCGGCGAACAGGCTTGGAGTATGGTTGCACTCAATCGTACGGCCCGGCGTCTTAATGTGTTCCGCTATGGGGCCGGAAACGATTTTTCGGTCCCGTATTGA